The Candidatus Methylomirabilota bacterium nucleotide sequence CCCTGAAGGCAGCGGCCACGGGCCTTGCCGGTGCGACGAGTTCCACGTTCAACGTGGTCACGGGTCCATGACGGACGAGCGCCCAGCCCCTCTCCCTCGCCTGCTCTGGGACGACGAGTGGGAGGCGCCGCCATCCAACAGACGTCGTTTCCGGTTCGTCGCCGCGTTCATGGGGATCGCGCTAGCCGTGACCTGCGTCGCGCTCCTCAGGAACCGCGTGCAGTTGTGGTACCCGAACGACGACCGCGTCTGGGTCCCAATCGCGCCTGTAGCGTCTGCGATGTCGCCGGATACGCTAGTCCGCGCCGAGCCTGTGACGCCCACGCTGAGTCGTGAGGACCCCGAGCCGCAGATCCTCCAGCGGCCAACCCCGCGCCCCCGGTCGCGGGCGGCGCCCGCGGCAAACCGTCCTCCCGGCTACCTGTCCATCAATTCGAGCCCGTGGGCCGAGCTATCGGTGGACGGGCACGTCGTGGGCAACACGCCGCAGGTCCGGATTCGCGTGACGCCGGGTCGGCATCGCCTGCTCCTGGTACGCAAGGGCTTCCAGACACACAGCGCGTGGGTCACCGTAGCCGCCGGCGGTACTCTGCGGCTGACGGACATCACGCTCGAGAGCGTAGCCCAATGAGCATCCGGGTCGTGGCGCTGCTACTGCTTCTCGCGACGCCGCTCCGTGGACAGAGCGGCAGCGCGAGCGAAGTGTTGGCCAGCGCCGTCCGCGCCTATCGGGATCTCGAGTTCGACGCCGCGGCGCGCATGCTGCGGCACGTGCTCACACCGCCGCTGGCGATCGGCCTCGACGACTCGGCGCGCGCGCGAGCGCTCACCTTTCTCGGTGCCGCCGAGCACTACCGCGGCCGGCAGGACTCCGCGATCGCCGTGTTCCAGCGGCTCGCCGTCCTGGCACCGAGCCAGCGCCCCGATACGCTGATCTTCCCGCCCGAAATCATTCGGCTGTACGACGCAGTGCGGACCACGCTCCCGGTACCGCCGCCGATCGCCGTCACCGCGCCCGACACACTGCCCCGCTTTCAGCCGCCTGCGCAACCACCGCCACCGCCCCCACCAGCCGTGCTCGAAGTCCCGCCCGCGGCCCCCGCCCTGCCAGTGGGCGCGAGCCAGGGCAACGAGCTCAAAGTCACCGCCAGCGGCGCCGGTCAGGTGCTGAGTGTCCGCGGCGTAACGGCGCTCGGATTTTTCGGCAGCGTGCGGTTCCACCGCCTCGAGCTCGACGTGAGGTATGCCGAAGGCCAGCGTCGGGCTCTGGTCGAGGGAGCCGTGGCCCTGCG carries:
- a CDS encoding PEGA domain-containing protein, whose protein sequence is MSPDTLVRAEPVTPTLSREDPEPQILQRPTPRPRSRAAPAANRPPGYLSINSSPWAELSVDGHVVGNTPQVRIRVTPGRHRLLLVRKGFQTHSAWVTVAAGGTLRLTDITLESVAQ